A DNA window from Sphingopyxis macrogoltabida contains the following coding sequences:
- a CDS encoding TraR/DksA C4-type zinc finger protein, with protein sequence MADDIDRANELADEHLNHSLRAARAAAVTATSAGVPGECEECGEDMPRLIDGRCGYCRDGRGPRSRT encoded by the coding sequence ATGGCTGACGACATCGATCGCGCCAACGAATTGGCAGACGAGCACCTCAATCACAGCCTGCGCGCCGCGCGCGCCGCTGCGGTCACAGCGACTTCCGCCGGCGTGCCTGGCGAGTGCGAAGAATGCGGCGAGGACATGCCGCGGCTGATCGACGGCCGATGCGGATACTGCCGTGACGGGCGCGGGCCGAGGAGCCGGACATGA